A window of Marinobacter sp. es.042 genomic DNA:
CAACCGCTTGTGCGGGGAATCCTGTCGGATATTGAACAGGCCGTGCAAGATAAGACCCCGTTTTCGGCTCTTGAAAGCCAGCGTGTGTTCCGGATCATGGCCAGTGATTATGCCGAATCCTGCCTGATGCCCCGGGTTCTGAGGCGGATCCGCCAGGAAGCGCCCCATGTAACCCTGGACGTGCTCACGCCCAGTGACGTCAGCTTCCTGGATGTCGAGCAGGGGCGGTTGGATATGGCGATTAACCGGTTCGACAAGATCCCCCAGTCTTTCCATCAGAAGACGCTCTGGACCGAGTATTTTGCCTGTCTGATGAACGCCCGTAATCCTGTGCTAAGGGAGCCGTTCACGCTGGATACCTATCTGGATGCCAGTCACATCTGGGTCAGCAAGACCGGATTTGGTGTTGGTGTTGGTGTAAACCCGAAGGATGTCCAGCGGCTGGGCTGGGTTGATGAGGCGCTGTCTAGAATGGGGCGCAAGCGTCAGATTTCCGTATTCACCCGTCACTATCAGGTTGCGATGCTGCTCGCTGAGCAGCATGACCTGATTGCCACGCTGCCATCCCGGGCAGCCTGGCTGCAGAAAGACAACCCGAATCTTGTGGTCAAGGTGCCTCCGTTCGAGATTCCACCGTTCGAGCTGAAAATGGCCTGGAGCCCTCTGTTGCAGCACAACGCGGACCATCAATGGCTGCGCAAACTGATTGCTGAGGTGGCTACGGAGGTGGATACCGAGTTTGCTCCGTTCGGGGCGAGGTTCGAGGCGCCGGACGCGCCCCAGGCCTATCACTCAGAGCGGTAATTCCCGAAGCTCCAGGGAAGGGCGGGCCGCATCCCACATGCGCTGGAAGTTTTCCGACAAGAGCTTTACGCGGCCACCGTCCGAGAACTTGGCGAAACCCTCTGGCTTGTAGAAATCATGTCGGTACACCACGCCTTCACGGTCCGCAATAATGAAGGGCTGGTCCTCAACCGGGTAGTCCTCGTTGACAAGTCGAAGTTCCATGCGGCTCGGCAGCCGGCGCATCAGTTCGACCAGTGTATGTCGACGTTTCACCAGCGGCTTGTCGTCGTGGATCAGCAGCCTGACTTCGCTGAGCCGGTGCCGACGGGCCAGGGCGGAGATCAGCTCCCGGAAACGATGCCGGTCATAAAGATCGTGTTCGAGCAGGCGGTCATACAGCCAGATGCGCTGGCCGGCCTGGCCAACCACCGAATCCATCAATCCCAGTAGCCTGGCCTCGGTATCGAACAGCCAGGAGTCTGTGTCGCTGCCCAGAATCATCGGCCGGTCCCGGGAGCCAAGGCCCTCGGCGGCGAGTCCCGGTGCCAGGCTACGCATGTCAAAGTGGGGAATGCCGGCGTCGTCGTAAACGCCCGAACAGACATGGAAGCCTGACCGCTGATAAAAAGGAATGGCGTGCTCCTGGGCAGACAACCTGAGCTCGGCAAAACGGTCAGCCGATTCTGCGATCAGGTGCCTGAGCAATGCTTCCCCGATACCCTGTCCGCGGTACTGGGGCAGGATCGCCATGCGACCGATGTGGCCGGTCTCTTCAAGGGTTGAAAACAGTCGTGCCACGCCTGCCGGGGTATTGTCTGGCAGCACTGCCAGATAGTGATCGGCAATTTCGTCGGTTTCATCCCACTCCAGCTCCGGCGGAACTTTCTGTTCCTCAATAAACACCTGCTGGCGGATATCCCGGATGGATGCCGGGGCCAGTTGCCAGCTGTATTTGCGAAACCGGATGCTCATAACGCCTATTCGAAGTAAACCGAGCCTTGATTGTAGAGCGTGGTCAGAAGTCCAAGCAATGCTTCGTCTTCGGAGAGCCGGGCGAGGGTCGCCATATCGACGCGGGCCCCCGAGCACAGAAGCGGAGCAAACGGCTGGGCATCGCCCTTAAGCAGGAACTGCTCGCCGTCCACAAACAGGGCGGTTTCGCTGGCAAACTCGTAGTAGGCGAAACGGGAGCCTTCGTTCCATCGCAGCTGCTCGCCCGCGTGTATTGCTTCGGCGACGTCTCCGGTGGACGCTGGCTCCTCCGCCGGCACGACTATATCCATGCTCTTGGGCGCCGTTGAGAACTGGCCAAACCAGAGTGCCAGTTGCCGGCGGTCCTCAAGCTTTTCCCGGATAACGGTCTCGAGGCGGTCAACCACGTCCGGCTGAATCGTGCCCGGATTGTCCTGTATTTTCAGATCCGGATCGTTCAGGTGATCTGAGGCGTCAGACTGGCTGCAGAGGAAATCGGTAAATCCAGTCAGAATGTCATCCATGGTGGGTGCACGGAAGCCCACCGACAGCGTGATACAGTCATCCTCGGCCACTCCATGGTGGCCAATACCCGGCGGCAAATAAAGCATGTCACCGGGTGCCAGAGTAACGGTTTCTTCGCCATCCCAGCTGCTCAGAATGCGCAGCGGAGTGCCCTCCACGCGGGGGGAGGTATGATCGCAATGGCCTCCAAACGTCCACCGGCGGTGGCCCTGGGCCTGGAGGAGGAATACATCATATTGGTCATAATGGGGGCCAACGCTGCCGCCTTTCGGGGCAAAACTGGCCATGATGTCATCCAGCCGCCAATTTGGGATGAAGCGGAAGTGTTCCAGCAAATCTGCAATATCGGGCACCCAGTGGTCCAGCCCCTGCACCAGGAGCGTCCAGTCCTGTTCGGGCAGGCTGCTGAACCGGTCCGGCGAAAAGGGGCCGTTGTGGAGTTGCCAGGGCTTGCCATCGTCATTTTCGATCACAATCCGGGACTCCACGCCCTCCTCACAGGCCAGGCCGGCCAGTTCATCAGCGCTGACCGGGCACTGGAAATCGGGAAACGCCTGACGGATAACCAGCGGCTTTTTCTGCCAATAGTCCCGCAGAAATTCAGAGGGTGTGAGTCCGCCAAGCATGTCCATGGGTGTTACTCCCTGTTTCAGATGTTTTGTGCCTGATCGACTGCGTTACCGATGTAACGGCCCGGCGTCAAAGCCATCAGTTCGGCCTTGGCCTGCTCCGGAATGTCGAGGCTCTCAACGAAATTCTTGATCACTTCCGGCGTCATTGCCTTGCCACGGGTCAATGCCTTGAGTTTTTCATAGGGCTTTTCGATATTGTAACGGCGCATCACCGTTTGGATCGGTTCGGCAAGCACTTCCCAGGCATGGTCCAGATCTTCATCCAGTCGGGCCGGATTGATTTCCAGTTTGCCCAAGCCTTTGAGGGTGGCTTCGTAGGCAATCAAACTGTGCGCAAAGCCAACACCCAGGTTACGCAGTACGGTGGAGTCGGTCAGATCCCGCTGCCAGCGTGATATCGGCAGTTTGGCAGAGAGGTGGCTGAACAGCGCATTGGCGATGCCAAGGTTGCCCTCGGAGTTCTCGAAATCGATGGGATTGACCTTGTGGGGCATGGTCGAAGAGCCTACTTCGCCTTCCACTGTTTTCTGCTTGAAGTAGCCGAGGGAAATATAGCCCCAGATGTCACGGTCCAGGTCGATCAGGATGGTGTTAAAGCGAGCGACGGAGTCATACAGCTCGGCAATGTAATCGTGCGGTTCGATCTGGGTGGTGTAAGGGTTCCAGTCGAGTCCGAGGCTCTCGATGAACTCTCGTGCGTTCTGGGCCCAGTCGATTTCCGGATAGGCGGAGAGATGGGCGTTGTAATTACCCACGGCACCGTTGATCTTGCCCAACAGCTCGGTTTCCCGGATCTGTTTTACCTGGCGACGCAGACGGTGAACGACGTTCGCCAGCTCTTTGCCCACGGTCGTGGGCGAGGCCGTCTGGCCGTGAGTGCGCGACAGCATCGGCTGTTCGGCGTGGTCATGAGAAAGCTGCGCCAACTTGTCGACAACGCGGTCCATGGCTGGCAGCATGCCGTGGTCCAGGCCTTCCCGCAGCATCAGCGCATGGGAGAGGTTATTGATGTCTTCGGAAGTGCAGGCGAAGTGAACAAATTCCGTGACAGCGTGAAGCTCAGGAACGCCGGCGATCTTTTCCTTGATGAAGTACTCCACCGCTTTCACATCGTGATTGGTGGTGCGTTCGATGTCTTTGATACGCTCTGCGTCTTCCAGGCTGAATTCGCTCACCAGACGGTCCAGGAAGCCGTTGGCGTCGGCGGAAAACGTGGGAACCTCGGCCACGCCGGGGTGAGCGGCCAGTTTCTGAAGCCAGCGGATCTCGACGGTCACCCGGTTCCTGATCAGGCCGTACTCACTGAAAATTTCACGGAAGACGCTGACCTTGTTGCCATAGCGTCCATCGACCGGGGAAATGGCGGTCAGGGCGGTGAGTTCCATCGAAAACCTCTCAAGTCATCAAAGAATCGGATCAAAAGAAAATAGGGGTGAATATCATACACCACCGCCGGCTCTGAATCAGCGCCGTCAGTGGTAGAGGGAGCGATTGGCTTCTTCAGCCAGCTCGCCGGCAAGCCCGATCACTTTCTTGCGGGCAAAGATCAGTTGCCAGCGTCGGCCGCCGGTCTGGCGCCAGAGCACGGCGGAACGGATACCCGCCAGCAGCAGTGCCCGCACTTTCGCGGCATTCTCCTCGCGCTGGAGCACAGAGGGGTTTCCGCTCACCTGGATACGCTGGCGAAAGGTGCTGATGGTATCGGCGTAGACGGAAGCCAGATTGCTGATCAGGTTCGGGTGTGTGTACCCAAAGTGGCTGGCGGTGTGCCTGGCCTGGTCAATGCGACTGCCAATCACGTCCAGCATGTCAGAGCGGCGATTCAGTTTGGATTCGAGCTGGATCAGGTTGAGGGCGTAGCGCAGAACTTCGATGTCCTGCTGCCGTGACTGCTGGCTGAGCACCGAGGACAGGGTGACGAGGCCTTCGCGGATATCGCGAAGCTCGCCTCCGTAGACGTCCAGTGTGTTCTCGGGGTTGGTGGCAAACAGGGAACGGATAGATGTTTCCAGGCTGGCCTCGTTGCACTGGCCATTGTGGGCAATCTGCTGGACCAGGTTGGCGGCCTGGAATACCCCGGCCAACGCCAGGGTCTGATCCTTGAGTGAGCGGCTCATGCGGTTTGTTCCTCGGAACGTGTGCCGGTCAGACGATCCGGAAGTGGTTCGTCGTCACGCCAGGTCTGCTCAATAACGCCGCCACCAAGGCACACCTCGCCGTCGTAGAAAACCACGGACTGCCCGGGCGTGACAGCGCGCTGGGCGTCGTCAAAATCGACGCGGACACCGCCGTCGATCAACAGAACCTGGCAATCCTGATCCGGCTGGCGATAACGGGTTTTGGCCTTGCAGCGGAAACGTCCAGAAGGTGCCTCTCCGGCAACCCAGTCGATCGGGCCGGATACGAGGCCACGAGAAAAGAGCAGGGGATGGTGTTTGCCCTGAACCGCAACAAGCACATTGCGTCTGAGGTCTTTCTCTGCCACATACCAGGGCTCGTCCCCGAATTCACTGAGACCGCCAATGCCCAGGCCCTGTCTCTGGCCGATGGTGTGATACATAAGGCCCTGGTGCCGGCCAATTTTCTGGCCATCCGGTGTTTCAATGTCGCCGGGCTGGGCCGGAAGGTATTGCTTCAGGAAGTCTTTGAACTTGCGTTCGCCGATAAAGCAGATACCGGTGGAGTCTTTTTTATCATGGGTAACGAAACCCTGCTGCTCGGCAATACGGCGGACTTCCGGTTTTTCCAGCTCGCCGACCGGGAAAAGGGTCCGCGCAATGCGGTCGCCGGAGACGGCATGCAGGAAATAGCTCTGGTCCTTGTTCGGATCCAGTCCCTTCAGGAGTTGGGCCTTGCCCGTTGAACCAGCAATCGGCCGCTGCCGGGCGTAGTGGCCCGTTGCGATATAGTCGGCACCAAGGGTGATGGCATAGTCCAGAAAAGCCCGGAATTTCACTTCTTTGTTACAAAGAATATCCGGATTGGGTGTTCGTCCGGCCTGATATTCAGAGAGGAAGTGCTCAAAAACCCGGTCCCAGTACTCGGCCGCAAAACTGGCGGTGTGCAGTTTGATGCCGATGGCATCGGCTACGGCCTGGGCGTCGGCCAGATCTGTCATGGCCGTACAGTATTCTGTGCCGTCATCCTCGTCCCAATTTTTCATGAACAGGCCTTCAACCAGGTAGCCCTGATCTTTCAGAAGCCAGGCGGCCACTGAAGAATCCACGCCGCCGGACATGCCGACGATCACGCGCCTGCTGGCGTTGCTGTTTGGAGAGGAGGCTTCGGGTGCGTTGGTCATGACAGCTTCGTTACCGGCTAAAAAACCGCGAGTTTATCATCTTTCCGAGGGTGCCGTCTGCGCGTCCACCACTACGTCCAGCGGGTATTGCCGGCCGTTTCGGTAATCTTCTATGCACTGGATGACCAGCGGACTGCGCAGTTTGTCCCCCAGCGCGCGGATTTCATCCAGGGTGAGCCAGTGGGCGGCGATGATGCCATCGTCCAGCTGTTCAGTAACCCGGTCGCCAGCCCGCGCGGCGTAGCAGAAACGATAGTAGGTGACGCCGTTGGCCGGAGCCTTGTAGGTGTAAATGCCAAGGAAGTGTATGGGCTCTATGTTCCAGCCCGTCTCTTCGAGGGTTTCCCGTCGAACGGCATCCAGAATGGCTTCATCTTCTTCGATATGGCCAGCCGGCTGGTTGAAAACAACCTTGCCGCCGCTGACCTCTTCAACCATCAGGTAACGGCCGGCTTCATCCTCGACTATAACGGCCACGGTAGCATGGGGTGTCCAGGTCATGATTTCCGGTTTCTCCTGGTTCGGGCGCCAGCGACGTTGCCGCGGCGAGTTGGTTTTAGTGGAGCGGGTAGATTGACGCTTATCGTTCGATGGGTCCCGGATTCGAGGCCGTCAAGGGTCCAGTCACCAATCCGGTACCGGATCAGGCGAAGTGTCGGAAACCCGACAGCAGCAGTCATTCGACGTACCTGCCGGTTCTTGCCCTCGGTTATAGTCAGTTCAATCCAGCTCGTCGGAATGGTATCTCGATGTCGCACCGGTGGCACTCTTGGCCAGACCGCCGGGGCAGCCATTCTGGCGGCTTTTGCCGGCCGGGTCAGACCATCCTTGAGCTGGACACCGGTAGCCAGATGTCTCAGTGCTTTTTCAGAAATGTTTCCTTCTACCTGCACCCAGTAGGTCTTTGGCATCTTCAGTGATGGTGATGCTATGCGGTGTTGGAGGGAGCCTTCCGCGGTCAGAAGGAGCAGGCCCTCGGAATCGTAATCCAGGCGTCCGGCCGGATAAATGCCCGGGATGCGCACGTAATCTGCGAGGGTAGCGCGAGGTGGTTTACTTCCGGAACCGCCATCGTCGGTAAATTGGCTCAGAACGTGAAAGGGTTTATTGAAAAGCACGAGTTCGGCCATGCGCAGGTCTTTCCCGGATATCCGCTGTTTTTGAGCAGTGCAGCGTACTGCAAACAGGAAGGCTGGCAAAGTAGGGCGGGCGCCAACGCCCATGGTGACCTTGTCCCCGACGTTTTCTGAAGGACAAAAAAACACCCCCACCAGTAGACGACCGGTGGGTGTGATTTTACGTTACCAGGACAGATCAGGCGTTGACTGCACGGGGCGGATAACCGTCCCTGCCTGATTCCTGCTGGCCTGATTGTCTGGCAGAGTCGCTGCTGGCGTCAGTTTGCGCCTTGCTGGCAGTCAACTCGTCAGGAACGATGTTGACTGCGTGAATGCCCTTGTCGCTGGGCTTTTTGTCGAAGGTTACGGCCTGGCCGGCTTTTAAGGTCTTGTAGCCGTCCATTTGCACCGAAGAGAAGTGCGCAAACAGGTCGTCACTGCAGCCATCTTCGATGATGAATCCGTACCCTTTGGCATTGTTGAACCACTTGACCTTGCCTCTTGGCATGATGAACTCCCCTGTTCTTTTGCTGTCTCTATTCTTGTTAGTTATCTGTGTGCCTATCGGCGCCGTCGCACATTCGGTCCGAATCCTGTTACACAAACCTTGCATGGATTTACATTATTTTACATTGCAACTTAACTTTCGGCCAATCATCGCGGTGAGTCAATAGTTTCTATGCCTGGAATGTGTGGTTGAACGCAGTCTGGAAGCGGTATCATGTTCGTATTGATAAATATCTCATGCCCCGCTTGAAAACCCCGGGGCGGACATCCACATTTAACAAGGGCACCGATAAACCGGTAAGGAATGATGCGGACTATCGAAAATTCTCTACTAGTATTCAATCAGGGGGAGGACGAACAACCGGGGCGACAGGATGACCTCAGCGTTGCTCCCGAGAAGCCCGCTCTCAAGCGCCCGGCGCGATACAGGGTTGTGCTTCTGAACGATGATTACACGCCCATGGATTTTGTGGTCGATGTGTTGATGAAGTTCTTCGGAATGAATGAGGAAAAGGCGACGCAGGTGATGCTGCTCGTCCATACACAGGGAAAAGCTGTATGCGGGGTATATACCCGGGACATCGCGGAAACAAAGGCGGCACAGGTGAACCAGTATTCTTCGGAATGCGAGCATCCGCTCCTTTGCGAGATTGAACGTGCGGACTGATAGACGTTGGGGTGGCCCATGCTGAGCAAAGATCTAGAAATTACGCTGAATACGGCCTTCAAGAATGCCCGGGACAAGCGTCATGAGTTCATGACCGTGGAGCATTTGTTGCTGGCCCTACTGGATAATGAATCGGCAGTGGGCGTTCTGAAAGCCTGTGGTGCAGACCTCAAGCGGCTTCAGGAAGAGCTTGTCGAATTCGTGGACTCCACCACACCTTTGATTCCGAGCAGCGACAGCGAGCGCGAGACCCAGCCAACACTGGGGTTCCAGCGTGTCCTGCAAAGGGCTGTGTTCCATGTGCAGTCCTCGGGCAAGAAAGAGGTAACCGGCGCCAATGTGCTGGTGGCCATCTTCAGTGAACAGGAAAGCCAGGCGGTGTATGTGCTCAAGAAACAGAGCATTGCCCGCATTGATGTGGTCAACTTTGTTTCCCACGGCATTTCCAGGGTTCAGGGCGCAGAAGATCAGGAAAGTCACGACCAGGCGCCACACGAGGAGGCTGGCGAGGAAGGCGGACAATCCAAGCCCCTCGAAAGCTACGCCACTAACCTGAACGAGCAGGCCCGTCAGGGCCGCATTGATCCGCTGATCGGCCGTGAACACGAAGTCGAGCGGGTGGTGCAGATCCTTGTACGCCGCCGGAAGAACAATCCGCTGCTGGTCGGTGAGGCCGGGGTTGGCAAAACCGCCATCGCGGAGGGGCTCGCCAAGCGTATCGTCGACGGACAGGTCCCCGATATTATCTCCGATGCGGTGGTCTACTCGCTGGATCTGGGTGCCCTGCTGGCCGGAACCAAATACCGCGGCGATTTCGAAAAGCGTCTGAAAGGGCTGCTTGCCGAACTCAAGAAAGAAAACCACGCGATCCTGTTCATCGATGAGATCCACACCATCATCGGAGCGGGCTCTGCCTCCGGCGGCGTGATGGATGCGTCGAATCTGTTGAAGCCCATGCTCAGTTCGGGTGAAATCCGGTGCATTGGCTCAACAACGTTTCAGGAGTTCCGGGGTATTTTCGAGAAAGACAGCGCCCTGGCGCGCCGTTTCCAGAAAATCGATGTGAACGAGCCCAGTGTTGAGGACACCTATCAGATCCTGAAGGGCCTCAAGCCGAATTTCGAAAAGCACCACGATCTCAAATACACCGACAAGGCGCTTCGGGTGGCTGCAGAGTTGTCCGACCGTTACATCACCGATCGTCACCTGCCGGACAAGGCGATTGACGTCATTGACGAGGCGGGCGCGCGCCAGAGGCTGCAGCCGGAAGGCAAGCGCAAGAAGACCGTTGATGTCACCGAGATCGAGGATGTGGTTGCAAATATTGCCCGTATCCCGCCGAAGAACGTGTCTACCAGCGACAAGGATCTGCTGCGGAACCTGGAGCGGGATCTGAAGATGACGGTCTTTGGTCAGGATCCGGCCATCGAATCGCTGTCCACTGCTATCAAGCTGGCTCGCGCCGGACTCAAGGCCCCCGAGAAGCCAGAGGGTGCCTTCCTGTTCGCAGGGCCGACCGGTGTCGGTAAAACCGAGGTTACCAAGCAGTTGGCCAAGGTTCTGGGTATCGAACTGGTACGCTTTGATATGTCGGAGTATATGGAGCGGCATACCGTATCACGGCTGATCGGTGCGCCTCCCGGCTACGTTGGTTACGATCAGGGCGGCCTGTTGACCGAGTCGGTGAACAAGCATCCGCACTGTGTCCTGCTGCTGGACGAGATCGAGAAGGCCCATCCGGAAGTGTTCAACCTCCTGCTGCAGGTCATGGATCACGGCACGCTGACGGATAACAACGGCCGCAAGGCAGATTTCCGCCACGTGATTCTGGTAATGACCACCAATGCCGGTGCCGAGAGCATGGCTCGTCGCTCTATTGGCTTCAGCGAGCAGGATCACAGCACCGACGGCATGGAAATTATCAGCAAGACCTTCACGCCGGAATTCCGCAATCGCCTTGACGGTATCATCCAGTTCGGCGACCTGCAGATTGACACCATCACCCACGTGGTGGACAAGTTCCTCACCGAGCTGCAGGCGCAGCTGGACGAGAAGCATGTGGTTCTGCATGTGGATGACGAGGCGAAGGCCTGGTTGGCTGAAAAGGGCTACGACGTCACCATGGGGGCCCGCCCCATGTCCCGCCTGATCCAGGACAAGATCAAGCGGCCGCTGGCCGAGCAGATCCTGTTCGGGCGCCTTTCAGAGAAAGGCGGGGATGTCTTCATCCACCTGCGCGATGACGAGCTGGTATTCGAGTACGAGGACGAGCCTGCAGAGGCGATCTGAGAGAGGCTCGATTAAAGAAAAACCGCTGCCCGGGCAACCGGCAGCGGTTTTTTTGTGCCCTGACGAAAAAAGCCCCCGAAGGGGCTTTCAGATGTCATGGGAGCATCAACGGGCGCGATATACGATCCGGCCCTTGCTCAGGTCGTAGGGAGTCAGCTCAACCTTGACCTTGTCACCTGTCAGGATGCGGATGTAGTTCTTGCGCATCTTTCCGGAGATATGGGCTGTAACAACATGACCGTTGCTCAGCTCAACGCGGAACATGGTGTTTGGAAGGGTATCGATAATAACGCCTTCCATTTCAATGGCATCTGATTTCGGCATTCAGTAGAAACCTCGTTTGAATATGCTTCTGGTGATTCTAAATTGCGCAATTCTGCCTGATTTATCGGCGTTTGGCAAAGTTAGCCTGCGTCCAGTTCACGCCAGTGCCCGTCTCTCAGTGCTTCGATGGGTCGGAAGCGTGTTTTGTAATTCATTTTTCGGCACTGCTTGATCCAGTAACCGAGGTACAGGTGGGGAAGCCCCCTGCGGCGGGCTTCCTCAATTTGCCAAAGGATTGCGAAGGTGCCCAGGCTGCGGTCCTCCAGATCAGCGTCGAAAACTGTATAGATTGCCGAAAGGCCATCGTCGAGAAGATCGACTGCTGCCAGTCCTACCAGCCGTTCGCCCTGGTGGATTTCCAGAAACCAGGAATCGGTTGCGCCTTCTACCAGAAACGAGGTGAACTGTTCCCGGGTCGGCGGGTACATATCGCCGTCCTTGTGCCTTTGTTCGATGTAATTGGCGTAGAGC
This region includes:
- a CDS encoding arginyltransferase translates to MSNLRTLVFFATPPHDCSYLPDREATTMFVDPRAHIDKKLYSQLTALGFRRSGSHYYRPHCEQCNACIPVRLKVDDFKPDRSQRRVLRKNKDLQCAMVPATFAERYYQLYANYIEQRHKDGDMYPPTREQFTSFLVEGATDSWFLEIHQGERLVGLAAVDLLDDGLSAIYTVFDADLEDRSLGTFAILWQIEEARRRGLPHLYLGYWIKQCRKMNYKTRFRPIEALRDGHWRELDAG